A single Catharus ustulatus isolate bCatUst1 chromosome 7, bCatUst1.pri.v2, whole genome shotgun sequence DNA region contains:
- the G6PC2 gene encoding glucose-6-phosphatase 2 isoform X1 — MDLLHSNGVLIIQHLQRDYRAYQDFLNFMSHVGDPRNIFSIYFPLWFQLNQVVGTKMIWVAVIGDWFNLIFKWILFGHRPYWWVQETMIYPNQSSPCLEQFPITCETGPGSPSGHAMGSSCVWYVMVTAALSYTVRWKDKSAVTLHRLTWSFLWSIFWIIQISVCISRVFIATHFPHQVVLGVFAGILVAEAFEHTPAIQTASLRMYIKTNLFLFIFALGFYLSLKLLDIDLLWSVPKAKKWCANPDWINIDTTPFAGLVRNLGALFGLGLGINSEMFITSCKGKNSCKISFRILCVAASLATLQLYNFVKIPTHTEYLFYILSFCKSAAMPLTVVALVPYCVHSLMRTTEKKLN, encoded by the exons ATGGATCTCCTTCACAGCAATGGAGTGCTTATCATTCAGCATTTACAGAGGGATTACAGGGCTTACCAGGATTTCCTTAATTTTATGTCACATGTTGGTGATCCCCGGAacatattttcaatttattttcctctttggttTCAGCTCAACCAGGTGGTTGGTACTAAAATGATATGGGTGGCAGTCATTGGTGATTGGTTCAACCTCATATTTAAATG gATTTTATTTGGCCATCGCCCTTACTGGTGGGTGCAAGAAACAATGATTTATCCCAATCAGTCAAGCCCATGCCTTGAACAGTTTCCTATAACGTGCGAAACTGGACcag GAAGCCCATCTGGACATGCCATGGGATCATCCTGCGTCTGGTATGTAATGGTCACAGCAGCACTTAGCTACACAGTTAGATGGAAAGATAAATCAGCTGTTACCCTTCACAG GCTAACATGGTCATTCCTCTGGAGTATTTTTTGGATTATCCAGATCAGTGTGTGCATCTCAAGAGTATTCATAGCAACACATTTCCCTCATCAAGTTGTTCTTGGAGTATTTGCTG GCATTCTTGTGGCAGAAGCATTTGAGCATACCCCTGCTATTCAAACAGCAAGCTTGAGAATGTACATCAAGACaaacttgtttcttttcatctttgcCCTTGGCTTTTATCTATCCCTCAAGCTTCTTGATATTGACTTGCTATGGTCAGTTCCAAAGGCCAAGAAGTGGTGTGCCAACCCGGACTGGATAAACATTGACACAACTCCATTTGCTGGACTGGTGAGGAACTTAGGTGCACTGTTTGGTTTAGGTCTTGGaattaattctgaaatgttCATCACGAGCTGCAAAGGTAAAAATAGCTGCAAGATAAGTTTTCGCATATTGTGTGTAGCTGCTTCTTTAGCTACACTGCAGCTGTATAATTTTGTTAAGATACCTACTCATACTGAGTATTTGTTCTACATTCTCTCTTTTTGTAAGAGCGCAGCTATGCCTCTGACTGTGGTTGCCTTGGTTCCGTACTGTGTCCACTCGTTAATGAGGACAACTGAAAAGAAACTTAATTAG
- the G6PC2 gene encoding glucose-6-phosphatase 2 isoform X2 produces MDLLHSNGVLIIQHLQRDYRAYQDFLNFMSHVGDPRNIFSIYFPLWFQLNQVVGTKMIWVAVIGDWFNLIFKWILFGHRPYWWVQETMIYPNQSSPCLEQFPITCETGPGSPSGHAMGSSCVWYVMVTAALSYTVRWKDKSAVTLHRLTWSFLWSIFWIIQISVCISRVFIATHFPHQVVLGVFAGILVAEAFEHTPAIQTASLRMYIKTNLFLFIFALGFYLSLKLLDIDLLWSVPKAKKWCANPDWINIDTTPFAGLVRNLGALFGLGLGINSEMFITSCKERSYASDCGCLGSVLCPLVNEDN; encoded by the exons ATGGATCTCCTTCACAGCAATGGAGTGCTTATCATTCAGCATTTACAGAGGGATTACAGGGCTTACCAGGATTTCCTTAATTTTATGTCACATGTTGGTGATCCCCGGAacatattttcaatttattttcctctttggttTCAGCTCAACCAGGTGGTTGGTACTAAAATGATATGGGTGGCAGTCATTGGTGATTGGTTCAACCTCATATTTAAATG gATTTTATTTGGCCATCGCCCTTACTGGTGGGTGCAAGAAACAATGATTTATCCCAATCAGTCAAGCCCATGCCTTGAACAGTTTCCTATAACGTGCGAAACTGGACcag GAAGCCCATCTGGACATGCCATGGGATCATCCTGCGTCTGGTATGTAATGGTCACAGCAGCACTTAGCTACACAGTTAGATGGAAAGATAAATCAGCTGTTACCCTTCACAG GCTAACATGGTCATTCCTCTGGAGTATTTTTTGGATTATCCAGATCAGTGTGTGCATCTCAAGAGTATTCATAGCAACACATTTCCCTCATCAAGTTGTTCTTGGAGTATTTGCTG GCATTCTTGTGGCAGAAGCATTTGAGCATACCCCTGCTATTCAAACAGCAAGCTTGAGAATGTACATCAAGACaaacttgtttcttttcatctttgcCCTTGGCTTTTATCTATCCCTCAAGCTTCTTGATATTGACTTGCTATGGTCAGTTCCAAAGGCCAAGAAGTGGTGTGCCAACCCGGACTGGATAAACATTGACACAACTCCATTTGCTGGACTGGTGAGGAACTTAGGTGCACTGTTTGGTTTAGGTCTTGGaattaattctgaaatgttCATCACGAGCTGCAAAG AGCGCAGCTATGCCTCTGACTGTGGTTGCCTTGGTTCCGTACTGTGTCCACTCGTTAATGAGGACAACTGA